One window of the Mixophyes fleayi isolate aMixFle1 chromosome 6, aMixFle1.hap1, whole genome shotgun sequence genome contains the following:
- the SUPV3L1 gene encoding ATP-dependent RNA helicase SUPV3L1, mitochondrial has product MYMKRLPLLARCCLQSSSRNLQSSVHRGDVVLSSLSGWARMRSMCRPLCSNANKSLDTSLFVPVEIRSADTPESDIGAELTQALNKSEVLKVLNRFYRRKEIQKLGAENGLDARLFHQAFISFRRHVMETDPLHVDLHIMLNDICCGVGHIDDIFPFFMRHAKRIFPMLDCLDDLRKISDLRLPPNWYPEARAIQRKIVFHSGPTNSGKTYHAIQRYLAAKSGIYCGPLKLLAHEIYKKSNEEGVPCDLITGEEMIYVNSDGKAAAHAACTIEMCSVNTPYEVAVIDEIQMIRDSSRGWAWTRALLGLRAQEVHICGESAAINLVTEMMYTTGEEVEVRNYERLTPIKILDHALQSLDNLRPGDCIVCFNKNDIYSVSRQIEARGLQCAVIYGSLPPGTKLAQATKFNDPNDPCKILVATDAIGMGLNLSIKRIIFNSLIKPTVNEKGEKEIDTISTSQALQIAGRAGRFSSIFKEGEVTTMLQDDLVRLKDILSKSVTEIQAAGLHPTAEQIEMFAYHLPDATLSNLIDIFVSLSQVDGRYFVCNIEDFKLIADMIQHIPLNLRARYVFCTAPINHSLPFVSTSLLRFARQFSRNEPLTFQWVCKHVNWPISPPKTIKDLMHLEAVHDILDLYLWLSYRFMDMFPDADLVRSIQRELDSIIQKGVYSITKLIAASENNVALQVIDELSTNPGTVQEESQRYGHRKGRAVKHIPLNSEQQNKSLTSRLVQDGLLTPDMLKQLEKEWLSRQFRHGNQSSVLQELDISKTPRKKK; this is encoded by the exons ATGTATATGAAGAGATTGCCTTTGCTGGCCCGTTGCTGTCTGCAGTCATCTTCCCGGAACCTGCAGTCATCTGTTCACCGCGGAGATGTAGTCCTCAGCTCGCTGTCCGGATGGGCTAGGATGCGGTCCATGTGCAGGCCTCTCTGCAGTAATGCTAACAAATCCCTGGACACCTCGCTCTTTGTCCCTGTGGAAATAAGAAGCGCAGACACCCCAGAGTCAGATATTGGGGCTGAACTGACCCAGGCTCTTAATAAGA GTGAAGTATTGAAAGTTTTAAACAGGTTTTATAgaagaaaagaaatacaaaaactgGGAGCAGAGAATGGGCTTGATg CCCGTCTTTTTCACCAAGCGTTTATAAGCTTCAGAAGACATGTTATGGAAACTGACCCCCTGCATGTGGACCTGCACATTATGTTGAATGATATTTGCTGTGGAGTTG GTCACATTGATGACATATTTCCATTCTTCATGAGACACGCCAAACGAATATTCCCAATGCTGGATTGTCTAGATGACCTCCGCAAAATAAGTGACCTGAGGTTACCCCCTAATTG GTATCCTGAGGCAAGAGCTATTCAGCGCAAGATTGTTTTTCATTCTGGACCAACAAATAGTGGCAAAACCTATCATGCAATACAGAGATACCTGGCTGCCAAGTCCGGGATATACTGTGGTCCTCTCAAACTGCTCGCccacgaaatctacaaaaagaGTAACGAAGAG ggAGTTCCTTGTGACTTAATCACAGGAGAGGAGATGATATATGTCAATTCTGACGGCAAAGCAGCGGCCCATGCAGCATGCACCATAGAGATGTGCAGTGTGAACACACCTT ATGAGGTAGCTGTAATAGATGAAATTCAAATGATAAGAGATTCTAGCAGAGGTTGGGCATGGACCAGAGCACTTCTAG GACTTCGTGCACAAGAAGTTCATATATGTGGGGAGTCGGCTGCTATTAATTTAGTCACTGAGATGATGTACACAACGGGGGAAGAAGTAGAG GTGCGGAATTACGAACGACTGACCCCCATTAAGATTCTGGATCATGCTCTTCAGTCACTGGATAACCTCCGCCCTGGAGACTGTATAGTTTGCTTTAATAAGAACGATATCTATTCTGTGAGCCGGCAGATTGAGGCTCGGGGATTACAGTGTGCTGTCATTTATGGCAGCCTACCCCCAG GGACAAAACTTGCTCAGGCAACAAAATTTAATGATCCAAATGATCCCTGTAAAATCCTGGTGGCCACAGATGCTATTGGAATGGGGCTGAATTT GAGTATAAAAAGGATCATTTTCAATTCCTTGATTAAACCAACAGTCAatgagaagggggagaaagagaTTGACACCATTTCCACTTCCCAGGCCCTGCAGATTGCAGGACGAGCTGGCAGGTTCAGCTCCATATTTAAGGAGGGAGAAGTTACCACCATGCTCCAGGATGATCTCGTGCGGCTCAAAGACATTCTAAGCAAGTCCGTCACTGAAATACAG GCTGCAGGATTGCACCCCACTGCAGAACAAATTGAAATGTTTGCTTATCACCTGCCTGATGCTACTCTCTCCAATCTCATA GACATATTTGTCAGTCTCTCTCAGGTGGATGGACGGTATTTTGTGTGCAATATTGAAGACTTTAAGTTGATTGCAGACATGATCCAGCACATACCTTTAAACTTAAGAGCACGGTATGTGTTCTGCACAGCTCCCATAAACCACAGTTTGCCGTTTGTTTCTACTTCACTGCTACGG TTCGCTCGTCAGTTCAGCAGGAATGAGCCTCTGACGTTCCAGTGGGTTTGTAAACATGTTAACTGGCCTATTTCCCCTCCGAAAACCATCAAAGATTTAATGCATCTAGAAGCGGTTCATGACATCCTGGATCTCTACCTGTGGTTAAG TTACCGCTTTATGGATATGTTTCCGGATGCAGACCTTGTGAGGTCTATACAGAGAGAGCTGGATTCCATCATTCAGAAAGGAGTTTATAGCATCACTAAACTGATTGCAGCCTCTGAGAACAATGTTGCTCTTCAAGTCATCGACGAGCTATCCACGAATCCTGGGACAGTTCAAGAAGAGAGTCAACGATATGGACATAGGAAAGGCAGGGCAGTGAAGCATATTCCATTAAATTCTGAACAACAAAATAAATCGCTCACTTCTCGATTGGTTCAGGATGGACTTCTCACACCAGACATGTTAAAACAGCTGGAGAAAGAATGGTTGTCTCGTCAGTTTAGACATGGAAATCAGAGCAGCGTATTACAAGAACTGGACATTTCAAAAACGCcaagaaaaaagaaatag